One Centroberyx gerrardi isolate f3 chromosome 6, fCenGer3.hap1.cur.20231027, whole genome shotgun sequence genomic region harbors:
- the serpinh1b gene encoding serpin H1b, with protein sequence MWVTNVAALCLLALVASAEDKKLSSHAATLAKNSANLAFSLYHNMAKEKGTDNILISPVVVASSLGMVALGGKASTASQVKTVLSADNLKDEHLHAGLSELLSEVSDAKKRNTTWKISNRLYGPSSVSFADAFVKSSKKHYNYDHSKVNFRDKRSAVNSINEWAAKSTGGKLPEVTKDVQNADGAMIVNAMFFKPHWDEKFHEKMVDNRGFLVTRSFTVGVPMMHRTGLYDFHDDTENSIFVLNMPLGQKQASMILIMPYHLEPLDRLEKLLTRTQVDTWLSKMEQTAVAISLPKVSMDVSHNLQKHLAELGLTEAVDKAKADLSNISGKKDLYLSNVFHASALELDTEGNPFDPSIFSTDKLRNPKLFYVDHPFIFLVKDSKTNSILYIGRVVRPNGDKMRDEL encoded by the exons atgtgggTGACTAACGTTGCAGCTCTGTGTCTGCTGGCCCTTGTGGCCTCTGCAGAGGACAAGAAGCTGAGCAGCCATGCGGCCACGCTGGCCAAGAACAGCGCCAACCTTGCTTTCAG CCTCTACCACAACATGGCGAAGGAGAAAGGCACAGACAACATCCTCATTTCCCCTGTGGTGGTGGCCTCCTCTCTGGGCATGGTGGCTCTTGGTGGGAAAGCCTCCACCGCCTCCCAGGTCAAAACTGTCCTCAGTGCCGACAACCTGAAAGACGAGCATCTGCACGCAGGCCTGTCCGAGCTGCTGTCTGAG GTCAGCGATGCCAAAAAACGGAACACTACCTGGAAGATCAGCAACCGCCTCTATGGCCCCAGCTCCGTCTCCTTCGCCGATGCCTTTGTGAAGAGCAGCAAGAAGCACTACAACTACGACCATTCGAAGGTCAACTTCCGGGACAAGAGGAGCGCGGTGAACTCCATCAACGAGTGGGCGGCCAAGTCGACAGGCGGCAAACTGCCCGAGGTCACCAAGGATGTGCAGAACGCAGACGGAGCCATGATTGTCAACGCCATGTTCTTCAAGC CCCACTGGGATGAGAAATTCCATGAGAAAATGGTGGACAACCGTGGTTTCCTGGTTACCCGCTCATTCACTGTTGGAGTTCCCATGATGCATCGCACAG GTCTGTATGACTTCCACGATGACACAGAGAACAGTATCTTTGTGCTGAACATGCCTCTGGGCCAGAAGCAGGCCTCTATGATCCTAATCATGCCCTACCACCTGGAGCCGCTGGACCGCCTGGAGAAACTCCTGACCAGGACCCAGGTGGACACCTGGCTCAGCAAGATGGAGCAGACGGCCGTGGCCATCTCCCTCCCCAAAGTCAGCATGGACGTCAGCCACAACCTCCAG AAACATCTGGCTGAACTTGGCCTGACTGAGGCTGTGGACAAAGCCAAGGCCGACCTGTCCAACATCTCCGGAAAGAAGGACCTGTACCTCTCCAACGTCTTCCACGCCTCGGCCCTGGAGCTGGACACGGAGGGGAACCCTTTCGATCCCAGCATCTTCAGCACCGACAAGCTGAGGAACCCCAAGCTTTTCTACGTGGATCACCCCTTCATTTTCCTGGTGAAGGACAGCAAGACCAACTCCATCCTCTACATCGGCAGGGTGGTCCGACCTAATGGAGACAAGATGCGCGATGAGCTATAA